AGCGTGACGCTCCGGTCCGATCCGGCCGCGTCCGCGGTCGTGAGCTTCGGGCGCGAGGGTGGCGCGCTCTTCATCGATCCCTATCGCGGTACCGTGCTCGGCGGGCGCTCGCCGGTTCACGGCTTCCTCCACGAGGTCGTCGAGTGGCACCGGTGGCTCGGCTCGCGGGACCTGGGCCGGCCGCTCACCGGCGCGGCCAATCTCGGCTTCCTCGCGCTGGTCGGGCTCGGCGTCTACCTCTGGTGGCCGCGCCGCTGGACCCGCGAGACGGTGCGCCGGGCGATGCTCTTCGACGCCCGGCTGCGCGGGCGCGCCCGCGACTTCAACCGGCACAACGTGATCGGCATCTGGTGCGCCCCCGTGCTGCTCGTCATCACGCTCACCGGGCTCGTCATGTCGTATGAGTGGGCCAACAATCTGCTCTTCACGTTGACCGGCACCGAGGCCCCGCCGCCGGCCGACCGCCCGGCGCCCCCCGCCCGCGAGGGTCAGGGCGCCAACCGGCCAGCGTCTCGTCGCGCCGAGGCGCGGGTGCCCGCCGGGCTCGACGCCCTGTGGCAGCGCGCGGAGCGCCAGGTGCCCGGGTGGGTGGCCATCAGCCTCCGCATGCCGCCCCGGCCGGACGGCCCGCTCACGTTCGTGATCCAGGACCCGCTCGGCTGGCATCCCGCCCCTCGCTCGCAGCTCGTGCTCGATGCCTCGACCGGCGACATCGTGAAGTGGGAGCCGTTCGCCGACCAGAACCTCGGCCGTCGGCTGCGAGCGTGGGTCCGTCCGCTCCACACGGGCGAGGCCGGCGGCATCACGGGCCAGGCGATGGCCGGCGTGGCCTCGGCCGGCGCGACGGTGCTGGTCTGGACCGGGCTCTCGCTGGCCTGGCGACGCCTGCGGAATTCGCGACCGCGCTGCGTCTCCCGGGCCGCTGGCCCGGCGGTCCAGGCCGGCCAAGAAGTGTCAGCCGACTGACGTAGCTCGCCAGCCGGCGCGCGCCGCTACGCGCGCCCCCGCAAAATCTTCCGGCGCCTTAGGCAGACCTCTCACTGGCAATCGGCTTGCACCCTCGCCCGGTCGGCCCGGACACTTTCAGGGCCCAGGAAGAGGAGGACCTCATGGGTGTCTCGGTGGCCACCAGACTCGAGCGGCTGGTTCGCTTCGTCCCCGGCGCCGCCGGCTATCAGGACCGTGAGAACTCCCGGGCCACCGACAAGCAGGTGCGGATGCGCCTCGTCGAGGACATGCACCGCATCGCGCTGTTCCTCGAGCAGGACAAGGCCCGCCTCGCCGAGTCCGGCTCCTTCTCGAGCCTGCCCATCCTCGATCGGCTCTCGGGACGCCTCGAGCGCCTGGGCCGCACCGTGGAGTTCGCGAGCCGCGGCTACGCCGGCCTCTTCGATCTTCACAAGGTCGACGAGCAGACGCTCGAGCAGGTCTACGCCTTCGACCTGGGCCTGTTCGACGCGCTGAGCGTGGTGCGCGCCAAGGCGGAGGCGGTGCGCGCGGCGCTCGCCGACCCGACCGCGCTCAAGAGCGCGGCGCTGCACATGACGGACGCGCTCGACGACTTCGGCCAGCTCTTCGACCAGCGCCGGCGCATCGTCGACGCGGCCTAG
This is a stretch of genomic DNA from Candidatus Methylomirabilota bacterium. It encodes these proteins:
- a CDS encoding PepSY-associated TM helix domain-containing protein is translated as MRTVVFWTHLLVGVTAGAVILFMSVTGVLLAFEPQITEWLERDRRLVTPPPGAPRLPVETLLARAREARPDQRPASVTLRSDPAASAVVSFGREGGALFIDPYRGTVLGGRSPVHGFLHEVVEWHRWLGSRDLGRPLTGAANLGFLALVGLGVYLWWPRRWTRETVRRAMLFDARLRGRARDFNRHNVIGIWCAPVLLVITLTGLVMSYEWANNLLFTLTGTEAPPPADRPAPPAREGQGANRPASRRAEARVPAGLDALWQRAERQVPGWVAISLRMPPRPDGPLTFVIQDPLGWHPAPRSQLVLDASTGDIVKWEPFADQNLGRRLRAWVRPLHTGEAGGITGQAMAGVASAGATVLVWTGLSLAWRRLRNSRPRCVSRAAGPAVQAGQEVSAD